The genomic region GACCCGGCCGGGCTGTGGGCGTACGAGACGACGGACGGTTTCTGCACCTGGCCGGGGAGCGAGGACGGCTTCTCGGTCACCACCAACGCGCACGTGCTTGACGCGTTCGGCCAGCACGTGGCGGCGTATCCCGACGCCGACGCGCGATACCACCGGACGGTCGAGCGACTCAGCGCGGTGCTGCCCGCCCACCAACTCGCCGACGGTCCCTGGCAGGACCGCTGGCACGCCTCCCCGTACTACGCCACGGCCTGCTGCGTGCTGGCGCTGGCCGAGTTCGGCCGGGGTGGCGCGGCGGCCGAGGCCGTGGACCGGGCGGCCGGCTGGGTGCTGGCCAACCAACGCGCCGACGGCTCGTGGGGACGGTGGGGCGGCACCGCCGAGGAGACCGCGTACGCCCTGCAGGTGTTGCTGGCGGCGCCGACGGGTGCGCCACGGGTCACCGACGCGGTGGCCCGCGGGCATGCCTACCTGCACAGACCGGCGGGTCCCGAGCACCCTCCACTGTGGTACGGCAAGGAGCTGTACTGTCCTACCGCCATCGTCCGCTCGGCGGTGCTCGCCGCCTGCCGGCTGGCCGCCGTTCACGTCCCGGGTGCCGACCGTTCGGTGGTGGATTGTGGTTACCAGGCAACAAAAACATCGACTTGAGGGGTTGTGGGGACACTGCTAGCGTACGCAGAGCCTCAGCCCCGTATGCCCCGCCGTGGCGGGGACGATGCATCCATGATCACCCGTTGATGAGCTGAGTCAACGCCCGGCCTGGGACGGTTCAATGCGTTCTCGCGGTACGAGTATCCGCACCAAGGTTGTCGCCCTGCTGCTCTCCCTGGTCGCGCTCTGGATGTTCTCGGCGTGGATCACCCTGCGGGACGGCTTCAACCTGCTCGGTGTCCAGGTGATCAACAGCAGGGTCTACGCGCCCAGTGAGCCGCTGCTGCAGGAGCTCCAGTTGGAGCGGCGCCTGACGCAGGCGTACCTGAGCAACCCCAGCGCCGAGCAGCGCGCGGCGCTGGAGGCCGAGCAGCGCAAGGCCACGCAACTCGCCGAGAAGTTCGCCGACTCGGTCCGTCACTGGCAGGTCGACGTGGCCGGCAGCAAGGCCCTCGACGCCCAGTTGGATGCCTCGATCGCCCAGATCGACGCCCTCGAGCAGACCCGCGCCGAGGTGCTCGGGCGCTCGGTCGACAGGGTCTCCGCGGCCGACGCCTACACCGGCGCCATCGAGTCGATCTTCCAGATCTACGACGTCACCGGCAGCCTCGACGACAAGGCGATCGCCGCCGACGCGGCCGCCCTGATCCAGCTCAACCGCATGAAGGAGCTGATCTCCCAGGAGGACGCGCTGCTCAGCGGCCTGTTCGGCAACGGCCGGATGAGCGGGCCCGAGTACGCCCGCTACGTCTCCCTGGTCGGCGCGGAGCGGTTCCTCGGCGAAGAGACCCGCTCCCGGCTCGCCGACGCCGACCAGCGCCGCTACCAGCAACTCGTCGAGGGTGAGGCGTTCACCAGGCTGCGCGCCGTACAGGACAGCATCATCCGCGAGGGCCGACCGGCGACCCAGCTGCCGGTCAGCGCCGAGCAGTGGCGCGGCACCGTCGAGCCGGCGCTGGCCGAGGTGAACGACGTGGTCGTCGCCGGCGGTGAAGGCATCGTGGACCGGGCGACCGGCGTGGCGGTGATGGTCGTCGTCCGGCTCGTGCTCGCCACCGGTCTGGGTCTGCTCGCCGTCATCGCCTCGGTCGTCGTCTCGATCACCACGGCCCGGACCCTGCTGCGCCAGTTGGAGAGGCTGCGCCAGGCGGCCTGGCAGCTCGCCGACGAACGGCTGCCCCGCGTGGTGGAACGACTCGGTCGCGGCGAGGAGGTCGACGTCGCCACCGAGGCACCTCCGCTGGAGTTCGGCACCGACGAGATCGGCCAGGTCGGCAAGGCCTTCAACGCGGTTCAGGAGACCGCTCTGCGCACCGCCGTGGAGCAGGCCGAGCTGCGTCGCAACGTCCGTGACGTCTTCCTCAGCCTGGCCCGGCGCACCCAGGCACTGGTGCACCGCCAGCTCACCCTGCTCGACGCCATGGAGCGCCGTGAACACGACGCGGAGGAGTTGGAGGACCTGTTCCGGGTCGACCACCTGGCCACCCGGATGCGGCGTAACGCCGAGAACCTGATCGTGCTCTCCGGCTCCACTCCGGGTCGGGCCTGGCGGCGCAACGTCCCCATGGTCGACGTGGTGCGCGGCGCGGTGGCCGAGGTGGAGGACTACACGCGGGTCAACGTGCTGCCCCTCGGCCCTGTCTCCCTCGCCGGCCGGGCGGTCGGCGACATCATCCACCTGCTCGCCGAACTCATCGAGAACGGCCTGTCGTTCTCGCCACCGCACACCACAGTGGAGGTCCGCGGTCAGCTGGTGGCCAACGGGTTCGCCATCGAGATCGAGGACCGGGGCCTCGGCATGAGCGAGGAGGACCTGGCCGCGGCGAACCACCGCATCGTCGACCAGTCCGAGTTGAACCTCGCCAACGCCGCCCGGCTCGGGCTCTACGTGGTGAGCCGGCTGACCGAACGGCACGGCGTGCGGGTCCGACTCAAGGAATCGGCGTACGGCGGCACCACCGCCGTCGTGCTGATCCCGCTGGAGCTCGTCACCGAGAACGGGGTCGCCCCGGAGGACACCGGCACACCTCCGGCCGGGACGCCCATCGCGCTGCCGGCGGCACCGATCTCCGGTGCGGGCGACGCCGGCCGTCCCGCCCTGGGCTCACCGGTCGCCCTGGCCACACCGGCACCGGACACGGCCGCGTCGGGCACGAACACACCGGACGCGCCGCAGCTGGTGACCTTGGCAACGGCCGGCAGCGCCGCCGACCAGGCCGACGGTGACGTCGTACTCCCCACCCGGCAACGGACGACCCCACCCGGCGGGCTGCCGGAGCTGCCCACCCGGACCCGGCGGCCCCTGAACCAGTCGGCCCTGGAAGGGCCCACGGTCGCCAGCGGCCTGCCCGCTATCGACCGCACGGAGCCGGCGACCGGCCCCGGCGAACCGACAGTCGACGGCGGCCCGATGCCGGCCCGGTCGGAGACCGACCGGACCGACTCCGGCCTGCCGGTCCGGATCCGGCAGGCGAACATCGTGCCCGAGCTGCGCGACGACCCGGCGGCGACGGAGTCCGACGAGGAGGACGTGGTACGCCCGCCGGAGCAGGTGCGCCGGATGATGAGCTCCTACCAGAGCGGCACCCGACGTGGTCGCACCGACGCGGCACGACTGCTCGGCGGAGCGTCCGGCGCGTCGCCTGCGGCGACGCCCGAGCCGACCGACGAGGAACCGCAAGCCACCTGACCGAGCGTCGGCGCTGCGGTTTCCGCGCGGTGTGACGGTCAGACCCAAGACGAGTACGGCGCAAACTGCCGGGCGAGAAGAGGACGACGAAAGTGGCCCAGAAGACGGCTTCGAGTGCCGACCTGACGTGGTTGCTGGACGATCTTGTGGGGCGGGTGAAGCAGGCCGAGCACGCGGTCGCGCTCTCCTCCGACGGGCTGTTGATGGCTTCCTCGCAGGGATTGAGCCGGGATGACGGCGAGCACCTCGCGGCGATGGCCGCCGGCATCCAGAGCCTGGCCCGGGGCGCCGGCAAGCGCTTCGGTGGCGGGCAGGTGCAGCAGACCATCATCGAGATG from Micromonospora profundi harbors:
- a CDS encoding nitrate- and nitrite sensing domain-containing protein, whose product is MRSRGTSIRTKVVALLLSLVALWMFSAWITLRDGFNLLGVQVINSRVYAPSEPLLQELQLERRLTQAYLSNPSAEQRAALEAEQRKATQLAEKFADSVRHWQVDVAGSKALDAQLDASIAQIDALEQTRAEVLGRSVDRVSAADAYTGAIESIFQIYDVTGSLDDKAIAADAAALIQLNRMKELISQEDALLSGLFGNGRMSGPEYARYVSLVGAERFLGEETRSRLADADQRRYQQLVEGEAFTRLRAVQDSIIREGRPATQLPVSAEQWRGTVEPALAEVNDVVVAGGEGIVDRATGVAVMVVVRLVLATGLGLLAVIASVVVSITTARTLLRQLERLRQAAWQLADERLPRVVERLGRGEEVDVATEAPPLEFGTDEIGQVGKAFNAVQETALRTAVEQAELRRNVRDVFLSLARRTQALVHRQLTLLDAMERREHDAEELEDLFRVDHLATRMRRNAENLIVLSGSTPGRAWRRNVPMVDVVRGAVAEVEDYTRVNVLPLGPVSLAGRAVGDIIHLLAELIENGLSFSPPHTTVEVRGQLVANGFAIEIEDRGLGMSEEDLAAANHRIVDQSELNLANAARLGLYVVSRLTERHGVRVRLKESAYGGTTAVVLIPLELVTENGVAPEDTGTPPAGTPIALPAAPISGAGDAGRPALGSPVALATPAPDTAASGTNTPDAPQLVTLATAGSAADQADGDVVLPTRQRTTPPGGLPELPTRTRRPLNQSALEGPTVASGLPAIDRTEPATGPGEPTVDGGPMPARSETDRTDSGLPVRIRQANIVPELRDDPAATESDEEDVVRPPEQVRRMMSSYQSGTRRGRTDAARLLGGASGASPAATPEPTDEEPQAT
- a CDS encoding roadblock/LC7 domain-containing protein produces the protein MAQKTASSADLTWLLDDLVGRVKQAEHAVALSSDGLLMASSQGLSRDDGEHLAAMAAGIQSLARGAGKRFGGGQVQQTIIEMQSSFLFVTAAGRNACLAVLASEDADVGLIAYEMAMLVTRVGKYVASPSRDTAQPAGER